One segment of Spirochaetota bacterium DNA contains the following:
- a CDS encoding tRNA pseudouridine(13) synthase TruD has product MKIKCKNEDFIVNEILDINNIEKIKFIINDNKVYINNNNKTDYNNYFFIIIKNKKSYIEHFELINEISELFKIKEHQIYFCGIKDKYSNSTQIFSIKTNLEELNKNNYLVDFIKKREIVLPKLKLSFLCLSKENIGNENLIKNNFSIVVRDIIENQKECIQKNIEEIILYGLPNYFDEQRFGSFKKINGIPGKYFFQRNYEKFLVTFLEPYENEKKELKEIKHFILNNWREWNQILNKLEIFLEQIKKEYYKNKRNKNILKKILDEAKFLYRIISYIKSFNSSPSFFKCTKFISKNLIILLLNSYQSILFNSLLNNFLYFLNINYDLTIQKYEKLNKLTSLNFLTNLNANFFYFYKFKNNNYSYEFFNILKNLKLPLIGYDVNEKLKTHKIELEKLIDNYSFTDDNKYFLVDFISKSFNFIENNVNQLLKKEKLELSKMKVKSKLNMDIATKMRNIIVFPENLTYKFENDEIYKNKLKLILNFNLPKGSYATILIKRIF; this is encoded by the coding sequence ATGAAAATAAAGTGTAAAAATGAGGATTTTATCGTAAATGAAATCTTAGATATAAATAATATTGAAAAAATTAAATTTATAATAAATGATAATAAGGTATATATAAACAATAATAATAAAACAGATTATAATAATTATTTTTTTATAATAATCAAAAACAAAAAATCATATATTGAACATTTTGAGCTTATTAATGAAATTTCAGAATTATTTAAAATAAAAGAACATCAAATATATTTTTGTGGTATAAAGGATAAATATTCAAATTCTACACAAATTTTTTCAATTAAGACAAACTTGGAAGAATTAAATAAAAATAATTATCTTGTTGATTTTATAAAAAAAAGAGAAATAGTTTTACCAAAATTAAAATTAAGCTTTTTATGTTTATCAAAAGAAAATATAGGAAATGAAAATCTTATAAAGAATAACTTTTCCATTGTTGTTAGAGATATTATCGAAAATCAAAAAGAATGTATACAAAAAAATATAGAAGAAATAATTCTATATGGATTACCTAACTATTTTGATGAACAGAGATTTGGATCTTTTAAAAAAATAAATGGAATTCCTGGAAAATATTTTTTTCAAAGAAACTATGAAAAATTTTTGGTAACATTTCTCGAACCTTATGAAAATGAAAAAAAAGAATTAAAAGAAATCAAACATTTTATTTTAAATAATTGGAGAGAATGGAATCAAATTTTAAATAAGTTAGAAATATTTTTAGAACAAATTAAGAAAGAATATTATAAAAATAAAAGGAATAAAAACATATTAAAAAAAATATTAGATGAAGCTAAATTTTTATATAGAATAATCTCTTATATTAAAAGTTTCAATTCATCACCTTCTTTTTTTAAATGTACTAAATTTATCTCTAAAAATCTAATTATTCTATTACTTAACTCTTATCAATCAATATTGTTTAATTCTTTATTAAATAATTTTTTATATTTCTTAAATATTAACTATGATTTAACTATTCAAAAATATGAAAAATTAAATAAATTAACTTCTTTAAATTTTTTAACAAACCTTAATGCTAACTTTTTTTATTTTTATAAATTTAAAAATAATAATTATTCATATGAATTTTTTAATATATTAAAAAACTTAAAACTACCTTTAATTGGCTATGATGTAAATGAAAAATTAAAAACCCATAAAATAGAATTAGAAAAATTAATAGATAATTATTCCTTTACAGATGATAATAAATATTTCCTTGTTGATTTTATTTCAAAAAGTTTTAATTTTATTGAAAATAATGTTAATCAATTATTAAAAAAAGAAAAATTAGAATTATCAAAAATGAAAGTAAAATCTAAACTTAATATGGACATTGCAACTAAAATGAGAAATATTATAGTTTTCCCTGAAAACTTAACTTATAAATTTGAAAACGATGAAATATATAAAAACAAATTAAAACTAATATTAAATTTTAATCTTCCAAAAGGTTCATATGCAACTATTTTAATCAAAAGAATTTTTTAA
- a CDS encoding YkgJ family cysteine cluster protein — translation MERVLNEIKNKISFFENLNLLTKIYESWENKFNNIKNIFNINCINFCSKCCDTNVNNIQATIFELLIPAIFFYELIFNKNKEYIEDLFQLYKIDISEEILKSKIVNFIFSNNINLDRCLFYNNQEGKWGCSIYNIRPSICRLFGFSLVKDKFGNLNFSPCKELKEFLFYNKNNKDKLINYNINLNNMNDKINITNFLRIDNYYNKISKSNLPIYDKLYQEVLTLNYQYTKNLYNINEAFKKAFEIIYLKFYMFEYNNIS, via the coding sequence ATGGAAAGAGTACTAAATGAGATAAAAAATAAAATAAGCTTTTTTGAAAATTTAAACCTTTTAACAAAAATTTATGAAAGTTGGGAAAATAAATTTAATAATATAAAAAATATCTTTAACATTAATTGTATTAATTTTTGCAGCAAATGTTGTGATACAAATGTAAATAATATTCAGGCTACAATATTTGAACTCTTAATACCAGCTATTTTTTTTTATGAGCTAATATTTAATAAAAATAAAGAATATATTGAAGATTTATTTCAGTTATACAAAATTGATATTTCTGAAGAGATCTTAAAAAGCAAAATTGTTAATTTTATATTTTCTAATAATATAAATCTAGATAGGTGTTTATTTTATAATAATCAAGAAGGTAAATGGGGCTGCTCTATTTATAATATAAGACCATCTATATGCAGATTATTTGGATTTTCTCTTGTAAAAGACAAATTCGGAAATCTAAATTTTTCTCCATGTAAAGAATTAAAAGAATTCTTATTTTATAATAAGAATAATAAAGACAAATTAATAAATTATAATATTAATTTAAATAATATGAATGATAAAATAAATATTACAAACTTTTTAAGAATAGATAATTATTACAATAAAATATCTAAAAGTAATTTGCCTATTTATGATAAACTTTATCAAGAAGTATTAACATTGAATTATCAATATACAAAAAATTTGTATAATATTAATGAAGCTTTTAAAAAAGCTTTTGAAATTATTTATTTAAAATTTTATATGTTTGAATATAATAATATTAGTTAA
- a CDS encoding DUF4867 family protein, with product MNKKIKFNYNIKIHNLDKISHKEKKIFNRFLFFHKPNNYEYDLIKKFNNYLKIFPVSEKRVYYIPSIINNLNDSIKNYNSLPSDNSEKNEIIKYLEELNNHFQKYYFGKINTQCGICYGYNKYLNSLEFHKTNEIIISLTPQILVLGDLRNIDLNNNKGFNINDLQAFYISENTILELFSTTLHFAPISLKENPFYSLIVLPENTNLSLQEDLKEIRKEIKDKISNGTEKIFDYNYFLFAKNKWLFTHRDSPQFKMDALEFIKTKERLQLID from the coding sequence ATGAATAAAAAGATAAAATTTAATTATAATATAAAAATTCATAACCTTGATAAAATAAGTCACAAAGAAAAAAAGATTTTTAATAGGTTTTTATTTTTTCATAAACCAAATAATTATGAATATGATTTAATAAAAAAATTTAATAATTATCTTAAAATATTTCCTGTTTCAGAAAAGAGGGTTTACTATATCCCATCAATCATTAACAATTTGAATGATTCTATAAAAAATTATAATTCTTTACCTAGTGATAATTCAGAAAAAAATGAAATAATAAAATATTTAGAAGAATTAAATAACCATTTCCAAAAATATTATTTCGGAAAAATAAATACTCAATGTGGAATATGTTATGGATATAATAAATATTTAAATTCTTTAGAATTTCATAAAACAAATGAAATAATAATTTCGTTAACTCCACAAATATTAGTTTTAGGTGATTTAAGAAATATTGATTTAAATAATAATAAAGGTTTTAATATTAATGACTTACAAGCTTTTTATATTTCTGAAAATACAATATTAGAACTATTTTCTACAACACTTCATTTTGCTCCAATATCTCTCAAAGAAAATCCTTTTTATTCATTAATTGTATTGCCTGAAAATACAAACCTATCTTTACAAGAAGATTTAAAAGAAATAAGAAAAGAAATAAAAGATAAAATCTCAAACGGTACTGAAAAAATTTTTGATTATAATTATTTTTTATTTGCAAAAAACAAATGGCTTTTTACTCACAGAGACTCTCCACAGTTTAAAATGGATGCTTTAGAATTTATAAAAACAAAAGAGAGACTACAATTAATAGATTAA
- a CDS encoding patatin-like phospholipase family protein has product MKSLNIKMPINFVLSGGAAKGFIHIGVLKAFEEIGILPSSITGTSAGALFGALFAIYGNFKQCNEKIDFFLNSKIYKEFKEKYLSTDLFNKKEKNNENIITFFKKKEKFKTKFSKITNFITEKITSVIKDTKSIFNLFDDSALIEPDDINKVYEEIFNDYTLEKLKIPFIAVSTDINSKSTFCFKKGNLAQAIKASTAIPFIFPPVKIEDKILYDGGISSNLPVNESKDNFQEGIYIGVDLASKPLPLDEDASFLELFQQIISTSIYSKQISDGKLCDIYLAPIQEPIGLFNFELKDELINKGFNYIISQKENIIQKLRNIYSIKKRKKIFSNIFGIKLD; this is encoded by the coding sequence ATGAAATCATTAAATATTAAAATGCCTATAAACTTTGTTCTAAGTGGTGGGGCAGCCAAAGGATTTATCCATATTGGAGTTTTAAAAGCTTTTGAGGAAATTGGAATACTTCCTTCATCAATAACTGGAACAAGTGCAGGGGCTTTATTTGGAGCTCTATTTGCTATATATGGCAATTTTAAGCAATGTAATGAAAAGATTGATTTTTTCTTAAATTCTAAAATATATAAAGAATTTAAAGAAAAATATCTTTCAACTGATCTTTTTAATAAAAAAGAGAAAAACAATGAAAATATAATAACCTTTTTTAAAAAAAAAGAGAAATTCAAAACCAAATTTTCCAAAATTACAAATTTTATTACTGAAAAGATTACATCGGTTATTAAAGATACAAAATCTATTTTTAATTTGTTTGATGATTCAGCACTAATTGAACCGGATGATATAAATAAAGTATATGAAGAAATTTTCAATGATTATACTTTAGAAAAACTCAAGATTCCTTTTATAGCCGTATCAACAGATATAAATAGCAAGTCCACTTTTTGTTTTAAAAAAGGAAATTTAGCCCAAGCTATTAAAGCAAGTACTGCAATTCCTTTTATATTTCCACCAGTTAAAATCGAAGATAAAATACTTTATGATGGAGGTATCTCGTCTAATTTACCGGTAAATGAATCAAAAGATAATTTTCAAGAAGGAATATATATAGGAGTAGACTTAGCTTCAAAGCCTTTACCTTTAGATGAAGACGCTAGTTTTTTAGAACTTTTTCAACAAATTATAAGTACTTCAATTTATTCAAAACAAATATCAGATGGAAAACTTTGCGATATTTATTTAGCACCAATCCAAGAGCCTATCGGTCTTTTTAATTTTGAACTTAAAGATGAACTTATTAATAAAGGGTTCAATTATATTATTTCCCAAAAAGAAAATATAATTCAAAAATTAAGAAATATATATAGTATAAAAAAAAGAAAAAAAATATTTTCAAATATATTTGGAATTAAACTTGATTAA
- a CDS encoding thioesterase family protein encodes MIKQNFNIGDKFSKELIVEDKHTAKFIGSGGLEVFSTPSLVALMELASKEFIDPKLENGYSTVGIEILVKHLKATPIGDKVICNGKVEEIDGKKIKFFLECFDSKGKIGEGTHYRFIVENEKFLKKIYS; translated from the coding sequence ATGATAAAACAAAATTTCAATATAGGTGATAAGTTTAGTAAAGAATTAATTGTAGAAGATAAGCACACAGCTAAATTTATTGGCTCTGGGGGACTTGAAGTTTTTTCAACGCCTTCCTTAGTTGCACTTATGGAATTAGCATCAAAAGAATTTATTGATCCAAAACTTGAAAATGGCTATTCGACAGTTGGGATTGAAATATTAGTAAAACATTTAAAAGCAACACCTATTGGAGACAAAGTTATATGTAATGGTAAAGTAGAAGAAATAGATGGGAAAAAGATAAAATTTTTTCTTGAATGTTTCGATTCAAAAGGAAAAATTGGTGAAGGCACACATTATAGATTTATTGTAGAAAATGAAAAATTCTTAAAAAAAATTTATAGTTAA
- a CDS encoding MFS transporter, producing MKNSISSDIKRKALLVIGMFGFISLFGDIIYESARSVYGPYTKLINLDIVLVGFITGFAEFFGYFLRILSGYLSDKTKAPWLFTFIGYGLLISVPMIGLVNSWYLVAAFIVLERIGKAIRSPAKDTLMSSYAKAIGTGMGFAIHEFFDQIGAFAGPLIFTFALFFIKRDDLIFKYRFGFSLLWIPFVLLMLILFYTFINAKDPEKFELLNDNKKEENKDKFNKIFFLYSTFTFLTTIGFISFVLIGYYLKERNMFSDGNIPLFYSIAMGIDAIVALIVGKIYDIMKEKKDSEIEGLTLLFVIPLFTLFIPLFLFLNKNIFVIVAVVLWGIVMGTHETIMKSAIADITHFKKRGLGYGIFNTIYGISIFIGSSIIGFLFKTNLIFVTIFIVLTQLLSFIVFFIIKNELKKLSIR from the coding sequence ATGAAAAACAGTATTTCTAGTGATATAAAAAGAAAAGCATTACTTGTTATAGGTATGTTTGGTTTTATATCTCTTTTTGGTGATATTATTTATGAATCAGCTAGATCAGTTTATGGTCCATATACAAAACTAATTAATTTGGATATAGTTTTAGTTGGTTTTATAACTGGCTTTGCAGAGTTTTTTGGATATTTTTTAAGAATTCTTTCAGGTTATCTTTCCGATAAAACTAAAGCTCCATGGTTATTTACATTTATTGGTTATGGTCTTTTGATTTCTGTTCCAATGATTGGACTTGTAAACAGTTGGTATTTAGTAGCTGCTTTTATTGTTCTGGAAAGGATAGGAAAAGCTATTAGAAGCCCTGCTAAAGATACTCTAATGTCATCTTATGCAAAAGCTATTGGGACAGGTATGGGGTTTGCAATTCATGAATTCTTTGATCAAATTGGAGCTTTTGCAGGTCCATTGATATTTACCTTTGCTCTATTTTTTATTAAAAGAGATGATTTAATTTTTAAATACAGATTTGGATTTAGTTTGCTATGGATTCCATTTGTTCTATTAATGTTAATTTTATTTTATACATTTATAAATGCTAAAGACCCTGAAAAATTTGAATTGCTTAATGATAATAAAAAAGAAGAGAATAAGGATAAATTTAATAAAATATTTTTTCTTTATTCAACTTTTACATTCTTAACAACTATTGGTTTTATTAGCTTTGTACTTATAGGTTATTATTTAAAAGAAAGAAATATGTTTTCAGATGGCAATATTCCTCTATTTTATTCTATAGCAATGGGTATAGATGCTATTGTAGCATTGATAGTTGGAAAAATCTATGATATAATGAAAGAAAAAAAGGATTCTGAAATAGAAGGATTAACTCTTTTATTTGTAATTCCTCTATTTACATTATTTATTCCTCTTTTTTTATTTTTGAATAAAAATATTTTTGTTATTGTGGCTGTAGTTTTGTGGGGGATTGTTATGGGGACTCACGAGACTATCATGAAATCGGCTATAGCTGATATTACTCATTTTAAAAAAAGAGGATTGGGTTATGGAATATTTAATACAATATATGGAATATCTATTTTTATAGGGAGCTCAATTATAGGGTTTTTATTTAAGACAAATTTAATATTTGTAACAATTTTTATAGTTTTAACTCAATTACTCTCATTTATTGTTTTTTTTATAATAAAAAATGAGTTGAAAAAGTTAAGTATTAGATAA